A genomic stretch from Tenrec ecaudatus isolate mTenEca1 chromosome X, mTenEca1.hap1, whole genome shotgun sequence includes:
- the TFE3 gene encoding transcription factor E3 isoform X2 — protein sequence MSHAAEPTRDGVETSAEGPRAVFVLLEDRRSADSAQLLSLNSLLPESGIVADIELENILDPDNFYELKSQPLPLRSSLPISLQATPATPATLSASSSAGGSRTPAMSSSSSSRVLLRQQLMRAQAQEQERRERREQAAAAPFPSPAPASPAISVVGVSAGGHTLSRPAPAQVPREVLKVQTHLENPTRYHLQQARRQQVKQYLSTTLGPKLASQALNPPPGPTSAQPHPAPEAVHATGPAGSAPNSPMALLTIGSSSEKEIDDVIDEIISLESSYNDEMLSYLPGGTAGLQLPSTLPVSGNLLDVYSNQNVATPAITVSNSCPAELPNIKREISETEAKALLKERQKKDNHNLIERRRRFNINDRIKELGTLIPKSSDPEMRWNKGTILKASVDYIRKLQKEQQRSKDLESRQRSLEQANRSLQLRIQELELQAQIHGLPVPPAPGLLSLATTSASDSLKPEQLDVEEEGPPGTFNVAGAPAPNAPHQQPPAPPSDALLDLHFSSDHLGDLGGPFHLGLEDILMEEEEENIVGGLSGGTLSPLRAASDPLLSSVSPAVSKASSRRSSFSMEEES from the exons CCTGAACTCTTTGCTTCCGGAATCTGGAATTGTTGCTGACATAGAATTAGAAAACATCCTCGATCCTGACAACTTCTATGAACTCAAAAGCCAGCCCCTACCCCTCCGCTCGAG CCTCCCAATATCACTACAGgccacaccagccactccagcgACACTATCTGCATCGTCTTCTGCAGGGGGCTCCAGGACCCCTGCCATGTCATCATCATCGTCTTCAAGGGTCTTGCTGCGTCAACAGCTAATGCGGGCCCAAGCCCAGGAGCAGGAGAGGCGTGAGCGGCGGGAACAGGCTGCTGCCGCTCCCTTCCCCAGCCCTGCACCTGCCTCTCCTGCCATTTCTGTGGTTGGTGTCTCTGCTGGGGGCCACACATTGAGTCGCCCTGCCCCTGCTCAGGTGCCCAGGGAGGTACTCAAG gtgcagactcatctggaaaacccaACACGCTACCACCTACAGCAGGCACGCCGGCAACAAGTGAAACAGTACCTGTCTACCACACTTGGACCCAAGCTGGCCTCCCAGGCCCTCAACCCACCACCCGGGCCCACTAGTGCCCAGCCGCACCCTGCCCCTGAGGCTGTGCATGCTACCGGCCCTGCAGGCAGCGCTCCCAACAGTCCCATGGCACTGCTCACCATCGGCTCCAGCTCAGAGAAGGAA ATTGATGATGTCATTGATGAGATCATCAGCCTGGAATCCAGTTACAATGATGAGATGCTCAGTTACCTGCCTGGAGGCACTGCAGGCTTGCAGCTCCCCAGCACG CTGCCTGTGTCGGGGAATCTTCTCGATGTGTACAGTAATCAGAATGTGGCCACACCAGCCATCACTGTCAGCAACTCCTGCCCAGCTGAGCTGCCCAACATCAAACGGGAGATCTCTG AAACGGAGGCCAAAGCTCTTTTGAAAGAACGGCAGAAGAAAGACAATCACAATCTAA TCGAGCGTCGCAGGCGATTCAACATTAACGACAGGATCAAGGAACTGGGCACCCTCATCCCCAAGTCCAGTGATCC GGAGATGCGCTGGAACAAGGGCACCATCCTGAAGGCCTCTGTGGATTATATCCGCAAGTTGCAGAAGGAGCAACAGCGTTCCAAGGACCTGGAGAGCCGGCAGCGATCCCTGGAGCAGGCCAACCGGAGCCTGCAGCTCCGAATTCAG GAGCTAGAACTACAGGCTCAGATCCATGGTCTGCCAGTCCCACCCGCTCCAGGGCTTCTCTCCCTGGCCACAACTTCCGCTTCTGATAGCCTCAAACCAGAGCAGCTGGATGTTGAAGAGGAGGGCCCACCAGGCACATTTAACGTGGCGGGGGCACCTGCCCCGAATGCACCCCATCAGCAGCCCCCGGCGCCACCCTCGGATGCCCTTCTGGACCTGCACTTTTCCAGCGACCACCTGGGGGACCTGGGGGGACCCTTCCACCTGGGGCTGGAGGACATtctgatggaggaggaggaggaaaatatAGTGGGGGGCCTGTCGGGAGGCACACTGTCCCCACTCCGGGCTGCATCTGACCCCCTGCTCTCTTCAGTGTCCCCTGCTGTGTCCAAGGCCAGCAGCCGCCGCAGCAGCTTCAGCATGGAGGAGGAGTCCTGA
- the TFE3 gene encoding transcription factor E3 isoform X1 produces the protein MSHAAEPTRDGVETSAEGPRAVFVLLEDRRSADSAQLLRHLEPREPLLFPFWIGEGKETSPSLTITPTFPISLNSLLPESGIVADIELENILDPDNFYELKSQPLPLRSSLPISLQATPATPATLSASSSAGGSRTPAMSSSSSSRVLLRQQLMRAQAQEQERRERREQAAAAPFPSPAPASPAISVVGVSAGGHTLSRPAPAQVPREVLKVQTHLENPTRYHLQQARRQQVKQYLSTTLGPKLASQALNPPPGPTSAQPHPAPEAVHATGPAGSAPNSPMALLTIGSSSEKEIDDVIDEIISLESSYNDEMLSYLPGGTAGLQLPSTLPVSGNLLDVYSNQNVATPAITVSNSCPAELPNIKREISETEAKALLKERQKKDNHNLIERRRRFNINDRIKELGTLIPKSSDPEMRWNKGTILKASVDYIRKLQKEQQRSKDLESRQRSLEQANRSLQLRIQELELQAQIHGLPVPPAPGLLSLATTSASDSLKPEQLDVEEEGPPGTFNVAGAPAPNAPHQQPPAPPSDALLDLHFSSDHLGDLGGPFHLGLEDILMEEEEENIVGGLSGGTLSPLRAASDPLLSSVSPAVSKASSRRSSFSMEEES, from the exons GCACTTGGAGCCCCGGGAGCCTTTGCTATTTCCATTTTGGATTGGG gaagggaaggagacCTCGCCATCCCTGACCATCACTCCTACCTTCCCCATCAGCCTGAACTCTTTGCTTCCGGAATCTGGAATTGTTGCTGACATAGAATTAGAAAACATCCTCGATCCTGACAACTTCTATGAACTCAAAAGCCAGCCCCTACCCCTCCGCTCGAG CCTCCCAATATCACTACAGgccacaccagccactccagcgACACTATCTGCATCGTCTTCTGCAGGGGGCTCCAGGACCCCTGCCATGTCATCATCATCGTCTTCAAGGGTCTTGCTGCGTCAACAGCTAATGCGGGCCCAAGCCCAGGAGCAGGAGAGGCGTGAGCGGCGGGAACAGGCTGCTGCCGCTCCCTTCCCCAGCCCTGCACCTGCCTCTCCTGCCATTTCTGTGGTTGGTGTCTCTGCTGGGGGCCACACATTGAGTCGCCCTGCCCCTGCTCAGGTGCCCAGGGAGGTACTCAAG gtgcagactcatctggaaaacccaACACGCTACCACCTACAGCAGGCACGCCGGCAACAAGTGAAACAGTACCTGTCTACCACACTTGGACCCAAGCTGGCCTCCCAGGCCCTCAACCCACCACCCGGGCCCACTAGTGCCCAGCCGCACCCTGCCCCTGAGGCTGTGCATGCTACCGGCCCTGCAGGCAGCGCTCCCAACAGTCCCATGGCACTGCTCACCATCGGCTCCAGCTCAGAGAAGGAA ATTGATGATGTCATTGATGAGATCATCAGCCTGGAATCCAGTTACAATGATGAGATGCTCAGTTACCTGCCTGGAGGCACTGCAGGCTTGCAGCTCCCCAGCACG CTGCCTGTGTCGGGGAATCTTCTCGATGTGTACAGTAATCAGAATGTGGCCACACCAGCCATCACTGTCAGCAACTCCTGCCCAGCTGAGCTGCCCAACATCAAACGGGAGATCTCTG AAACGGAGGCCAAAGCTCTTTTGAAAGAACGGCAGAAGAAAGACAATCACAATCTAA TCGAGCGTCGCAGGCGATTCAACATTAACGACAGGATCAAGGAACTGGGCACCCTCATCCCCAAGTCCAGTGATCC GGAGATGCGCTGGAACAAGGGCACCATCCTGAAGGCCTCTGTGGATTATATCCGCAAGTTGCAGAAGGAGCAACAGCGTTCCAAGGACCTGGAGAGCCGGCAGCGATCCCTGGAGCAGGCCAACCGGAGCCTGCAGCTCCGAATTCAG GAGCTAGAACTACAGGCTCAGATCCATGGTCTGCCAGTCCCACCCGCTCCAGGGCTTCTCTCCCTGGCCACAACTTCCGCTTCTGATAGCCTCAAACCAGAGCAGCTGGATGTTGAAGAGGAGGGCCCACCAGGCACATTTAACGTGGCGGGGGCACCTGCCCCGAATGCACCCCATCAGCAGCCCCCGGCGCCACCCTCGGATGCCCTTCTGGACCTGCACTTTTCCAGCGACCACCTGGGGGACCTGGGGGGACCCTTCCACCTGGGGCTGGAGGACATtctgatggaggaggaggaggaaaatatAGTGGGGGGCCTGTCGGGAGGCACACTGTCCCCACTCCGGGCTGCATCTGACCCCCTGCTCTCTTCAGTGTCCCCTGCTGTGTCCAAGGCCAGCAGCCGCCGCAGCAGCTTCAGCATGGAGGAGGAGTCCTGA